From one Thermogemmata fonticola genomic stretch:
- a CDS encoding hybrid sensor histidine kinase/response regulator yields MAELERTRVTLPAAVGCLYELRLYPDGRLHYDTLSGNLKELTGLSDADVNASFASGQFPHIRNLSEDFLPSIYESARQLTPWVRDLNIVNPHTQRELWLRIHGIPRRLEDGSVVWSGLMTDITDLKRSEAQLRQVVEALTLSEAHLKVALDSARMFAWDLDLRTGRWVTTAPLEEFYGVPAEEIDFTSATGSLVAVHPDDVPVVVAGRQRAIETGEPMCYEFRGRVPAADGSTRWFATRGTVIYDDAGRPVRIVAVTSDITERKRAEAEREAFYRQMLEAQKWESLGVLAGGVAHDFNNLLTVILGGAGLTRRAVGASPVVNMYLDQIEQACHRAAELCRQLLAYAGRSQLARTDNDVNAVIQAVVEMLSGHCRAGQQLRMQLAPDLPLIRADPALVRQVIFNLLTNGLEALEGQAGVVTISTERRQIQKGEATKGFVLLPPPGEYVCVCVQDTGIGIPPELHSRVFDPFFSTKFAGRGLGLAAVLGILRSHQGGIRLESQMGQGTLLEIYWPITPREVAKPMQIGEATPLGPPKVLVVDDELYIREVIASTLQEMGYEPLLAAEAEGALTLCRQYLPQIVLAVLDVVMPGMSGDQLLKSLRQLSPALPVIMTSGYTDGRILPSGADRITFLQKPFRPEELMALVRQLLGSKEAA; encoded by the coding sequence ATGGCTGAGTTGGAGCGAACTCGAGTGACGCTACCCGCGGCGGTGGGCTGTCTTTATGAGCTGCGGCTGTATCCCGACGGCCGGCTGCATTATGACACCCTGTCCGGCAATTTAAAGGAGTTGACGGGGCTAAGCGATGCCGATGTGAACGCCTCATTTGCCAGCGGTCAATTTCCCCATATTCGCAATTTGTCTGAGGATTTTCTGCCGTCGATTTACGAATCAGCGCGGCAATTGACACCCTGGGTCAGGGATTTGAACATCGTCAACCCACACACTCAGCGGGAGTTGTGGTTGCGCATCCACGGGATACCGCGTCGTCTGGAGGATGGTAGCGTTGTCTGGTCCGGGCTGATGACGGACATCACGGACCTGAAACGCTCGGAGGCCCAACTGCGGCAGGTGGTGGAAGCGCTCACTTTGAGCGAGGCACACTTGAAGGTCGCCTTGGACAGTGCCCGGATGTTCGCCTGGGACCTGGACCTGCGCACCGGGCGTTGGGTAACTACCGCGCCACTGGAAGAGTTTTACGGAGTGCCGGCGGAGGAAATTGATTTTACTAGCGCAACAGGTTCGCTAGTAGCCGTACATCCGGACGATGTACCGGTGGTTGTGGCGGGGCGGCAGCGGGCCATCGAGACTGGAGAGCCGATGTGTTATGAGTTCCGGGGCCGCGTTCCAGCCGCCGACGGTTCGACTCGTTGGTTCGCCACGCGAGGAACGGTCATTTATGACGACGCGGGCCGGCCTGTGCGGATTGTTGCCGTGACCAGTGACATCACGGAGCGGAAGCGGGCGGAGGCAGAACGGGAAGCATTTTATCGCCAAATGCTCGAAGCGCAGAAGTGGGAAAGCCTCGGAGTCTTGGCGGGTGGCGTCGCCCATGATTTCAACAACCTCCTGACGGTTATCCTGGGAGGAGCCGGCTTGACACGCCGGGCGGTGGGAGCTTCCCCGGTGGTCAATATGTATCTGGATCAGATCGAACAAGCCTGCCATCGCGCTGCGGAACTCTGCCGCCAACTGTTGGCTTATGCGGGACGTAGCCAACTGGCACGCACGGACAACGATGTCAACGCTGTGATACAGGCGGTAGTTGAGATGCTGTCTGGGCATTGCCGAGCGGGGCAGCAGTTGCGTATGCAACTGGCGCCGGATCTGCCTCTGATTCGGGCGGACCCTGCGCTGGTGCGGCAGGTGATTTTCAATCTCCTCACCAATGGATTGGAAGCTCTGGAAGGCCAGGCGGGAGTGGTGACCATCAGCACGGAGCGGCGGCAAATCCAAAAAGGAGAAGCGACGAAGGGCTTTGTGCTCTTGCCACCACCGGGGGAGTATGTATGCGTCTGTGTCCAGGATACCGGGATCGGAATTCCGCCGGAGTTGCACAGCCGCGTCTTCGACCCCTTTTTCTCGACCAAATTTGCTGGCCGTGGTTTGGGGTTGGCCGCTGTATTGGGAATTCTGCGCTCGCACCAAGGAGGTATCCGTCTGGAATCCCAGATGGGTCAAGGCACGCTCCTGGAGATTTACTGGCCGATCACTCCGAGGGAAGTTGCTAAGCCGATGCAGATCGGCGAAGCCACGCCACTTGGCCCGCCCAAGGTTCTGGTGGTCGATGACGAGCTTTACATCCGAGAAGTTATCGCCTCGACGCTTCAGGAGATGGGTTACGAACCGTTGCTGGCCGCAGAAGCGGAAGGGGCATTGACACTCTGCCGCCAGTATTTGCCCCAGATTGTCCTCGCCGTGTTGGATGTGGTCATGCCCGGCATGTCCGGCGATCAACTGCTCAAATCCCTGCGCCAGTTGTCCCCCGCCTTGCCGGTGATTATGACCAGCGGGTATACAGATGGCCGCATTCTGCCCAGCGGAGCCGATCGTATCACTTTCTTGCAAAAACCGTTTCGTCCGGAAGAGCTGATGGCCTTGGTGCGTCAGTTGCTCGGTAGCAAGGAAGCCGCATAA
- a CDS encoding DUF1571 domain-containing protein: MRYLLLGSILVLTGGVWACWTWFRPAPPLAEGEEFYDDQKPLPEAEAFLRLLLDHQPVEALEKCLARYQREVRHGMTATLIKKERIYGQPAPPQEPVQEVIDLAVRGDVPDESGRTHIQVRMIWREGARQVLGSPVRGVLFVEEQGGGKDKILTYRPQALLRPEHYIALNDVSARSSSRYCVRDAGLYRGMLRTYTVWKQRHQAGRLQVHYLATEAVDFLDGRVCHILERSCPEPEVDPFEIGGTPNIRPGDQPADLGVVRVRIYLDAERWLQLGSELYRADGHLLASYYFRNVNLEPTFAPDEFTPEGLKRRVAALGK, translated from the coding sequence ATGCGGTACTTACTGCTTGGAAGCATTTTGGTGCTAACGGGTGGGGTGTGGGCGTGCTGGACCTGGTTCCGTCCCGCTCCCCCCCTGGCAGAAGGCGAAGAGTTTTACGACGACCAGAAACCCCTGCCCGAAGCGGAAGCCTTCCTGCGCCTGCTCCTCGATCACCAGCCGGTCGAAGCCCTGGAGAAGTGCCTGGCACGCTACCAGCGGGAGGTACGACACGGCATGACCGCCACCCTGATCAAGAAGGAACGGATATACGGCCAACCTGCGCCGCCGCAGGAACCCGTGCAGGAAGTCATCGACCTCGCTGTTCGCGGCGATGTGCCGGATGAATCGGGCCGTACTCACATCCAGGTCCGCATGATCTGGCGCGAAGGTGCACGCCAGGTGCTTGGTAGTCCCGTACGCGGGGTGCTCTTTGTCGAAGAACAAGGAGGTGGAAAAGATAAAATCCTAACTTACCGGCCGCAGGCCCTGCTAAGACCCGAACACTACATTGCTCTCAATGACGTAAGCGCTCGCTCCTCCTCTCGCTACTGCGTGCGCGATGCGGGTCTTTATCGCGGCATGCTGCGAACCTACACCGTCTGGAAGCAGCGCCACCAAGCCGGCCGGCTCCAGGTCCATTACCTCGCCACCGAAGCCGTCGATTTTCTCGATGGACGCGTCTGCCACATCCTGGAACGGAGTTGTCCCGAACCGGAAGTCGATCCTTTTGAGATTGGCGGCACGCCCAACATCCGACCCGGCGATCAGCCAGCCGATTTGGGCGTCGTTCGCGTGCGCATCTACCTCGATGCCGAACGCTGGCTGCAACTGGGAAGCGAATTGTACCGCGCTGATGGCCACCTCCTTGCCAGCTACTACTTCCGCAACGTCAATCTTGAACCAACTTTCGCACCGGATGAGTTCACTCCAGAAGGACTCAAACGCCGCGTCGCCGCCCTGGGGAAATAG
- a CDS encoding BBP7 family outer membrane beta-barrel protein, producing MLVRAKRRSDRGNTVGVHLLLSLGVLGGVVFSGTFLWAQDTSPPGATPPASTLAPTPPSSDAPLPLVPPPATTGSDDPATVPGTSSPPGLEYDPRYLYLPPVAPRRGPDVCYPPGRWWVRPALELAWWPVPPLQQNLRLAIPDQDGSAFLGPYLLTAGRDVPTFQAAFSLNGGFWLDSLNRWGVEAGLFVLGGNATIFPGYAPEMLVLFPDGVRGGAPQLLVFPPGTPLLDVFPLTYTSWYITADVNYRHNLLCTPQYRLDLLLGYRHAFAQDELYFGEPPDGSTVDQHRFNRLAASNPFHGGQVGLAGEYRGGPWFVAGAVKVAWGVVTPKIESTGLFTGTFAPGPAAWQRPAGLDSRWGERFAVLPALEVTVGRQVGNHLRLYAGYTFHYLSRSIRLADALDPRTTPRLTDLWLQSLSLGLEARF from the coding sequence ATGCTGGTCAGAGCGAAACGGCGCAGTGATCGTGGGAACACGGTGGGAGTGCATCTGCTGCTAAGCCTGGGGGTATTGGGGGGTGTGGTGTTTTCGGGGACATTCCTCTGGGCTCAGGATACCTCGCCGCCTGGTGCTACGCCGCCGGCCAGCACGTTGGCTCCAACCCCGCCCTCTTCCGATGCTCCTCTGCCTCTAGTCCCTCCCCCAGCAACGACGGGTTCAGACGATCCCGCAACCGTTCCTGGCACGTCGTCTCCGCCGGGGCTGGAGTATGATCCCCGCTATCTCTATCTGCCACCGGTAGCACCGCGGCGTGGTCCCGACGTATGTTACCCGCCGGGCCGCTGGTGGGTTCGCCCGGCCCTGGAGTTGGCCTGGTGGCCGGTTCCGCCCCTGCAACAGAACCTGCGCTTGGCCATCCCTGACCAAGATGGCTCGGCTTTCCTCGGCCCGTATCTGTTGACAGCCGGCCGCGATGTACCCACGTTTCAAGCTGCGTTCTCTCTTAATGGGGGGTTCTGGCTGGATTCTCTCAACCGCTGGGGAGTGGAAGCGGGTTTGTTCGTGCTCGGCGGCAACGCCACGATTTTTCCAGGTTACGCCCCGGAAATGCTCGTGCTCTTCCCGGACGGAGTGCGAGGTGGTGCGCCTCAGTTACTCGTCTTTCCACCGGGAACCCCTCTGCTCGACGTCTTCCCGCTCACCTACACCTCCTGGTACATCACGGCGGATGTGAACTACCGCCACAATTTGCTCTGCACACCGCAGTACCGCCTGGACCTGCTGTTGGGTTACCGTCATGCCTTCGCTCAGGACGAGTTATACTTCGGCGAACCGCCAGATGGGAGCACGGTTGATCAGCATCGCTTTAATCGTTTGGCAGCGTCCAATCCGTTCCACGGGGGGCAAGTGGGACTGGCGGGGGAATATCGTGGCGGGCCATGGTTCGTCGCGGGAGCGGTGAAAGTGGCCTGGGGAGTGGTCACCCCGAAGATCGAAAGCACCGGCTTGTTCACCGGCACGTTCGCACCGGGACCGGCTGCCTGGCAACGCCCTGCGGGGCTAGATAGCCGCTGGGGAGAGCGTTTCGCCGTCCTGCCTGCGTTGGAGGTGACCGTGGGCCGGCAAGTGGGCAACCACCTCCGCTTGTATGCTGGCTATACCTTTCATTACCTGAGTCGCTCCATCCGCCTAGCCGACGCGTTGGATCCCCGGACCACTCCCCGACTGACAGACCTGTGGCTGCAATCCCTCAGCTTGGGTTTAGAGGCCCGCTTCTAA
- a CDS encoding serpin family protein, with protein sequence MQRKPGWYPTCARTWGFGVVSGLVVSLAVIASPRGWTEEPRAVPQQQLRPLVEGNTRFAFNLYAQLVAKDPKGNHFLSPFSISTALAMAAAGARGETQAEMIRTLHLPDQAYAAFGALLRDLNGGDPAKRGFTLSTANALWAQQGYPWRAEYKKLLQQDFRAGLFDVDFISEPEQARNTINKWVENETREKIKDLIPPRAITPLTRAVLTNAIYFKGDWLSQFDKKKTQEQPFTRLDGSQVKVPLMYQSNPKDCLYAETPDLQVLDLPYVGKRLSMTILLPRKHDGLPDLEKQLSAEKLTQILGALRPAGKVEVFLPHFRLEMQQPYLLNEPLKALGIKKAFTTKEADFSGMHSGPEKLFISHVLHKAFVEVNEEGTEAAAATAIVFALSATRPTPKIFRADRPFLFLIRDQQTGSILFLGRLVDPPSSQK encoded by the coding sequence ATGCAGCGAAAACCTGGGTGGTATCCAACATGTGCCCGAACTTGGGGCTTTGGAGTGGTGTCAGGATTGGTCGTGAGCCTGGCGGTGATCGCGTCGCCCCGCGGCTGGACGGAGGAACCCCGTGCGGTACCTCAGCAACAATTGAGGCCTTTGGTGGAAGGCAACACCCGCTTTGCTTTCAATCTCTATGCCCAACTCGTAGCGAAAGACCCGAAAGGCAACCACTTCCTCTCGCCGTTTAGCATTTCCACCGCGTTGGCGATGGCCGCTGCCGGTGCTCGCGGTGAGACACAAGCCGAGATGATCCGCACCTTGCATCTGCCCGACCAGGCCTATGCCGCCTTTGGTGCGTTGTTGCGTGACCTTAATGGAGGCGACCCGGCCAAGCGAGGTTTCACCCTCAGTACTGCCAACGCCCTTTGGGCTCAACAGGGCTATCCCTGGCGGGCGGAGTATAAGAAGCTCCTCCAACAAGATTTCCGAGCCGGACTGTTCGACGTGGATTTCATCTCTGAGCCAGAACAAGCGCGCAACACAATCAACAAATGGGTCGAAAATGAAACCCGTGAGAAGATCAAGGACCTGATACCCCCGAGAGCTATCACACCGCTCACAAGGGCGGTGCTGACCAATGCCATCTACTTCAAAGGGGATTGGCTATCACAGTTCGACAAAAAGAAAACCCAGGAGCAGCCGTTCACCCGCCTCGACGGCAGTCAGGTCAAGGTGCCTTTGATGTACCAATCCAATCCCAAGGACTGCTTGTATGCAGAAACTCCTGACTTGCAGGTTCTGGACCTGCCTTATGTCGGCAAACGGTTGAGCATGACCATACTCTTGCCGAGGAAGCACGACGGGTTGCCGGATTTGGAAAAGCAACTCAGTGCTGAAAAGTTGACGCAGATTCTGGGCGCTTTGAGGCCTGCCGGGAAAGTTGAGGTCTTCTTGCCGCACTTCCGGTTAGAAATGCAACAACCGTATTTGCTGAACGAGCCGCTGAAAGCACTGGGCATCAAGAAGGCTTTCACGACGAAGGAGGCCGACTTTAGCGGTATGCACAGCGGTCCGGAGAAGCTGTTCATTTCCCATGTGCTGCACAAAGCCTTCGTCGAAGTCAACGAAGAAGGGACAGAAGCCGCAGCAGCCACAGCGATTGTGTTCGCCCTAAGTGCTACGCGTCCTACTCCAAAGATTTTCCGAGCCGATCGGCCTTTCTTGTTCCTGATTCGTGACCAGCAAACCGGGAGTATCCTGTTCCTAGGCCGATTGGTGGACCCCCCAAGCAGCCAGAAGTGA
- a CDS encoding PDZ domain-containing protein: protein MMNRQYVQRWLAAMMVVSCAALLLGWGVAWSTADEPKAAVLADLRDAVQMADKRGVNVTEIQEALQNLEKALQQGLKIAPDQTNPPKELLALREAVEAAARKGENVDAIRKELEAVEKQLIGRTLQAERPSVRPLDPPRDRPGRPLFPPGDGGVIMPPGLVLPRLPGNIPGIDRELFDKAQKLREEAFRQLLENPNDPEAIRKLEEATQLMLQAIGQPRVLVGPGLGDDLFPFFPAPGDRPRLGIRMQRIPEALAEQLGLEPDRGILVTDVLPDTPAEKAGFKVHDIVLEFAGKPVPDDPEAFARLVQTIKAGEKVTAVVLRKGKRVELKDITLPEIKREDRPRPRIPDLRRGGIEPGFDFERFPLFPDPAFPLPGGGKARSVSITYLNGQFTIKAVDDGVQYTITGSQNDSKPIEKILIIDGDNKVEADKLDQVPEKYRPVIKELLQQIGLPGLKNQQLQPRLRDKDSAPKEDREKRKD, encoded by the coding sequence ATGATGAACAGGCAATACGTCCAACGTTGGCTAGCGGCAATGATGGTGGTAAGTTGCGCGGCGCTCCTGCTCGGCTGGGGTGTCGCCTGGTCCACCGCGGACGAGCCGAAAGCAGCGGTATTAGCAGACTTGCGGGATGCCGTGCAGATGGCGGACAAGCGCGGCGTGAATGTCACAGAGATTCAAGAGGCACTTCAGAACTTGGAAAAGGCGTTACAGCAAGGATTGAAGATTGCACCGGATCAAACCAATCCCCCGAAGGAGTTACTAGCTTTACGGGAAGCTGTGGAAGCAGCGGCTCGCAAAGGGGAAAATGTCGATGCCATCCGCAAGGAGTTGGAAGCTGTCGAAAAGCAGCTCATTGGCCGGACTTTACAAGCCGAGCGTCCGTCCGTGCGTCCCCTGGATCCGCCGCGGGATCGCCCCGGTCGACCTCTGTTCCCGCCAGGGGACGGAGGGGTGATAATGCCCCCAGGCTTGGTCCTGCCTCGTTTACCGGGCAACATCCCAGGCATTGATCGGGAGCTGTTCGACAAAGCGCAGAAACTACGGGAGGAAGCCTTCCGCCAACTTTTGGAAAATCCCAATGACCCCGAAGCGATCCGCAAACTGGAAGAAGCGACACAACTGATGCTCCAAGCCATCGGCCAACCCCGTGTTCTTGTCGGCCCAGGATTGGGAGACGACCTGTTCCCCTTCTTCCCCGCGCCGGGAGACCGCCCCCGTCTGGGCATCCGCATGCAACGGATTCCGGAAGCCTTGGCCGAGCAGTTGGGGCTGGAGCCGGACCGGGGCATTCTCGTGACGGACGTTCTCCCCGACACACCGGCGGAAAAAGCGGGCTTCAAAGTCCATGACATTGTGCTGGAATTCGCCGGTAAGCCAGTCCCGGATGACCCCGAAGCCTTCGCCCGGTTGGTTCAAACCATCAAGGCTGGGGAAAAAGTCACCGCGGTAGTCCTACGCAAAGGCAAGCGCGTGGAACTGAAAGATATCACCTTGCCAGAGATCAAGCGGGAAGATCGGCCGCGTCCTCGCATTCCCGATCTACGGCGGGGCGGTATCGAGCCGGGTTTCGATTTCGAGAGATTCCCCCTCTTCCCGGACCCAGCTTTCCCCCTGCCAGGCGGTGGCAAAGCCCGCAGTGTTTCCATCACGTATTTGAACGGACAGTTCACCATCAAGGCCGTGGATGATGGCGTTCAATACACCATCACCGGCTCGCAGAACGACTCCAAACCCATCGAAAAAATCCTCATCATCGATGGGGACAACAAAGTGGAAGCGGACAAGCTGGACCAAGTCCCCGAAAAATACCGGCCCGTGATCAAGGAATTGCTCCAGCAAATTGGGCTTCCGGGCTTGAAGAACCAGCAATTACAACCTCGACTCCGTGACAAAGATTCAGCTCCGAAGGAGGACAGGGAAAAGAGGAAAGACTAA
- a CDS encoding GAF domain-containing protein, translating into MSDAPRVLLIGPAPGWEREMWPQAAVEHVPAEAAVVAQRLHAGKYDAVIARPEILTPLLERFQRDELILQNIDKGLAVLDAEGRILWANPTLRLYTQGDPVGRPFLEALQARVAAVGDFLDPQRRAEADWHSPSTSRLEDPLGPARQGRVVHLRLFCPTCSDQPYLEADIRPVLGPDGQVTQLVVLLRNVTPEIVQQQKLDALHQAGRELAGLSPEQLAEMDVRSRIELLKQNLRHCIHDLLHYDTIEVRLLDRKTGELIPLLQDGMLPEAAHRKLYARPTDNGVTGYVAYTGRSYLCPDTTKDPLYLQGAPGARSSMTVPLKFHDEVIGTLNVESPRVNGFGPEDLQFTELFSKEIAAALHTLDLLSAQQICTASQSIDAVNKEIALPLDEVVAGASVLLEQFQPTHPEVAERLRKMRAAARAVKEGVAQVGKNLLLGPLAPTGESPLRGRRFLVIDSDEQMRRQAHLVLSRLGAIVETAATASDGLAMAASSDYDVILQEVKPPDLGGYECYRRLRSASPRALIAMTTGFGYDTAHSILKARADGMKHVLYKPFRQDQILKLLPDLPPPLAPTPISPAAPASTETDTPPASPAPPATETSMTASNALPTPNPSHLPPASSAEPQPSPTVTAPPN; encoded by the coding sequence GTGTCAGACGCACCGCGGGTATTGCTGATTGGTCCTGCCCCTGGTTGGGAGCGGGAGATGTGGCCTCAGGCCGCCGTGGAACATGTACCGGCAGAAGCGGCGGTGGTGGCCCAGCGTTTGCACGCGGGAAAATATGATGCGGTCATCGCACGCCCGGAAATTCTGACTCCGCTTTTGGAACGCTTCCAGCGGGATGAACTGATCCTGCAGAATATCGATAAAGGTCTGGCCGTCCTTGATGCTGAGGGGCGCATCCTCTGGGCCAATCCCACTCTGCGGCTTTACACCCAAGGGGATCCGGTGGGTCGGCCGTTCTTGGAGGCCTTGCAGGCGCGCGTAGCCGCCGTTGGGGACTTTCTGGACCCGCAACGCCGGGCGGAAGCAGATTGGCATTCCCCCAGCACTTCCCGTTTAGAAGATCCGCTCGGTCCTGCTCGTCAAGGCCGTGTCGTGCATTTGCGGTTGTTCTGCCCCACCTGTAGCGACCAGCCGTATCTGGAAGCCGACATTCGGCCTGTATTGGGGCCAGATGGCCAGGTCACGCAGTTGGTCGTTCTGCTCCGCAATGTCACGCCGGAAATTGTCCAACAGCAGAAGCTCGACGCACTTCATCAAGCCGGACGGGAACTGGCGGGTCTGAGTCCAGAACAGTTGGCGGAAATGGATGTGCGCTCCCGGATTGAGCTACTCAAGCAGAATCTCCGCCATTGCATCCACGACCTGCTGCACTACGACACCATTGAGGTCCGCCTCTTGGATCGCAAGACGGGGGAACTGATTCCCCTTTTGCAAGACGGGATGCTTCCGGAAGCGGCCCATCGCAAACTGTACGCCCGGCCCACAGATAACGGCGTAACTGGTTACGTGGCCTATACAGGCCGGAGTTACCTTTGCCCGGATACCACCAAAGACCCGCTTTATCTTCAGGGTGCTCCTGGCGCGCGGAGTTCGATGACAGTGCCTTTGAAGTTTCACGATGAAGTCATCGGTACGCTCAATGTGGAAAGCCCGCGGGTCAACGGCTTTGGCCCAGAAGACTTGCAATTCACTGAGCTATTCAGTAAGGAGATCGCCGCAGCCCTCCATACCCTGGATTTACTCAGCGCCCAGCAGATTTGTACCGCCTCCCAATCCATCGACGCCGTCAACAAAGAGATCGCCTTGCCGCTGGATGAGGTGGTGGCAGGTGCGAGTGTGCTCCTGGAGCAATTCCAGCCGACCCATCCAGAAGTGGCAGAGCGGTTGCGTAAGATGCGGGCCGCGGCGCGGGCCGTCAAGGAAGGGGTTGCCCAGGTCGGAAAGAACTTGCTCCTCGGTCCCCTAGCTCCCACCGGCGAAAGCCCGCTGCGCGGACGGCGCTTCCTCGTCATCGACTCCGACGAACAGATGCGGCGGCAGGCCCATCTGGTGCTCAGCCGACTGGGAGCGATCGTGGAAACCGCTGCCACTGCGAGCGATGGCTTGGCAATGGCTGCCAGCTCGGATTACGACGTCATCTTGCAGGAAGTCAAACCTCCTGATTTGGGCGGCTACGAATGCTATCGCCGCCTTCGGAGCGCCTCACCCCGTGCCCTGATTGCCATGACCACGGGCTTCGGGTACGATACCGCTCACTCGATTCTCAAAGCCCGTGCCGATGGTATGAAGCACGTCCTCTACAAACCCTTCCGCCAGGATCAAATCCTGAAACTGCTGCCTGACTTGCCTCCACCACTCGCGCCAACCCCTATCTCGCCCGCTGCTCCGGCCTCAACAGAGACCGACACCCCTCCGGCCTCACCCGCTCCTCCAGCGACCGAAACTTCCATGACGGCATCGAACGCCTTGCCGACTCCCAATCCCAGCCACCTGCCCCCGGCGTCATCCGCTGAGCCACAACCTTCCCCGACCGTAACGGCTCCACCCAACTGA
- a CDS encoding RimK-like protein, translating to MAIVILGSYDDQHACHMYHYLKERYAADVELVDSRWFPTQMHIHYVPVSREGYLRLPSGRRLALAEVQAVYWRCCYGAAVPPLPDLDQRYIAEYDAQGLLDSILKDLPARWVNSWQAQQLHRTKPVQLARVAQLGVAIPATIVTNDPAQVKQFAAEHPRSIFKPVQGGAHAQRLEPRHMDEEHLAHLRLAPVTLQEEVPGTNVRVFVAGKEVLACEIRTSHLDYRDDPCPLLLVHQLPQEMIKQCRQIAEALELLWTGIDFRLTPEGRYVFLEANPSPMFLGFEQATGLPLSEALAALLL from the coding sequence ATGGCGATCGTGATCCTGGGCAGTTATGACGACCAGCATGCCTGTCATATGTACCACTATCTCAAGGAGCGGTATGCAGCGGATGTGGAACTGGTGGATAGCCGCTGGTTCCCCACGCAGATGCACATCCACTACGTGCCGGTGAGTCGGGAGGGTTATCTGCGATTGCCGTCGGGCCGACGCTTGGCTTTGGCCGAAGTTCAAGCGGTCTATTGGCGTTGCTGTTACGGTGCGGCTGTACCTCCGTTGCCGGACCTGGATCAACGGTACATCGCGGAATACGATGCTCAAGGACTGCTCGACAGCATTCTCAAGGACCTGCCGGCTCGCTGGGTCAATAGTTGGCAGGCTCAACAACTTCATCGCACCAAGCCGGTGCAATTGGCGCGCGTGGCGCAGTTGGGGGTGGCCATTCCTGCTACGATTGTCACCAATGATCCCGCCCAAGTGAAGCAGTTCGCAGCAGAGCATCCCCGCAGTATTTTCAAGCCAGTGCAGGGGGGCGCCCATGCCCAGCGCCTGGAACCCCGCCATATGGACGAAGAGCATCTGGCCCATCTCCGTTTGGCCCCGGTAACCCTCCAAGAGGAAGTCCCTGGCACCAATGTTCGCGTCTTTGTGGCTGGGAAAGAGGTGCTGGCCTGTGAAATCCGCACCTCGCATCTGGATTACCGGGATGATCCCTGCCCCCTCCTGCTTGTTCACCAGCTTCCTCAAGAGATGATCAAGCAGTGCCGTCAGATTGCTGAAGCGCTGGAGTTGCTCTGGACCGGCATCGATTTTCGCCTAACACCGGAGGGACGATACGTCTTTCTCGAAGCTAATCCGAGTCCAATGTTTCTAGGATTCGAGCAAGCGACGGGTCTGCCGCTGTCCGAGGCCCTCGCCGCTTTACTTCTCTAA